Proteins co-encoded in one Nanoarchaeota archaeon genomic window:
- a CDS encoding GIY-YIG nuclease family protein → MKGIYCLVIRLEKDARIRIGSLGELFFEKGSYVYVGSAMNGLENRIARHLRYEKKLHWHIDYMLSNKCARITQVLAKEAGKSHENPYACPTLKGGACPDFQAVSKFRSALKRVASTFESEECATAEKIARIGNCVEDFECSDCKCISHLFKIKGKITLPGFTVFSRKHRI, encoded by the coding sequence GCGCGCATCAGAATCGGCTCTTTAGGAGAGTTGTTTTTTGAAAAAGGCAGCTATGTCTATGTCGGCTCTGCAATGAACGGGCTTGAAAACCGCATTGCGCGCCACTTGAGATATGAGAAAAAACTGCATTGGCATATAGATTACATGCTTTCAAATAAATGCGCGCGAATCACGCAAGTTCTTGCAAAAGAAGCCGGAAAAAGTCATGAAAATCCTTATGCATGCCCCACCTTAAAGGGTGGTGCTTGTCCGGATTTTCAAGCCGTTTCAAAGTTTCGCTCCGCGCTAAAGCGCGTAGCTTCAACGTTTGAAAGCGAAGAGTGCGCGACTGCGGAAAAAATCGCGCGCATTGGAAATTGTGTTGAAGATTTCGAATGCAGCGACTGCAAATGCATTAGCCACCTATTTAAAATCAAAGGTAAGATAACACTTCCGGGATTCACTGTTTTTTCCCGCAAACATCGCATTTAG
- a CDS encoding HesA/MoeB/ThiF family protein, with translation MISPERAVRYSRQIAFDTIGKLGQKKLSRAKVAIIGLGGLGSVAAMILARAGVGYLRMIDRDIVEPDNLQRQVLFDESDIGATKSFVSKKRLSAINSGIKIDAICDDLDEKTAKKLLSGVDIILDGTDNMEARMIINAFAVKNKIPYIYGASVRDKGMALAVLPGKTACLKCVFQRVSGLEMDCGRLGVIPTATGLIATIEANEALKIICGFGKTLAGKLFYADLLENRFDVLDVKRNSKCDVCGKKQ, from the coding sequence ATGATTTCTCCAGAACGTGCGGTTCGCTACTCTCGCCAGATTGCATTTGATACAATAGGCAAATTAGGGCAGAAGAAGTTGTCGCGCGCGAAAGTTGCAATTATCGGTCTTGGAGGACTTGGTTCTGTGGCTGCGATGATTTTGGCGCGTGCAGGAGTCGGATATTTGCGCATGATTGACCGCGATATTGTCGAGCCGGACAATCTGCAAAGGCAGGTGCTTTTTGATGAGTCTGATATCGGTGCGACAAAATCATTTGTATCAAAAAAGCGGCTTTCGGCGATAAATTCCGGCATTAAAATAGACGCTATATGCGATGATTTGGATGAAAAAACCGCGAAAAAACTGCTTTCTGGCGTTGACATTATTCTTGACGGAACTGACAATATGGAGGCGCGAATGATAATCAATGCGTTTGCTGTAAAGAACAAAATTCCTTATATTTACGGCGCATCTGTGCGCGACAAAGGCATGGCACTGGCTGTGCTTCCCGGGAAAACAGCATGCCTCAAATGCGTTTTCCAGCGCGTGTCAGGGCTTGAAATGGATTGCGGCCGGCTCGGGGTGATTCCGACAGCAACAGGACTTATAGCGACAATTGAAGCAAACGAAGCGCTGAAGATAATCTGCGGATTCGGAAAAACGCTTGCAGGAAAGTTGTTTTATGCAGACTTGTTAGAGAATCGTTTCGATGTTCTTGATGTAAAAAGGAATTCTAAATGCGATGTTTGCGGGAAAAAACAGTGA
- the trxA gene encoding thioredoxin: MALIHLTCGNFEAEVIKSKIPVIVDFWANWCPPCRMMSPIFEELSGDKSYAGKLKFAKLDTEEAPEIAGKYEIMSIPSFVLFMDGAEKARIVGAMPKEDFKKQIDKALKK; the protein is encoded by the coding sequence ATGGCGCTAATTCATTTAACCTGTGGTAATTTTGAAGCCGAAGTCATTAAAAGCAAGATTCCGGTAATTGTAGATTTCTGGGCGAACTGGTGCCCGCCATGCAGGATGATGAGCCCTATTTTCGAGGAGCTTTCAGGTGACAAATCGTACGCAGGCAAGTTGAAATTTGCAAAGCTTGATACTGAGGAAGCGCCGGAAATTGCAGGAAAATACGAAATAATGAGCATACCATCATTTGTTCTTTTCATGGACGGCGCGGAAAAGGCGCGTATTGTCGGAGCAATGCCTAAGGAAGACTTCAAAAAGCAGATTGATAAGGCGCTGAAGAAGTAA